In one Melaminivora jejuensis genomic region, the following are encoded:
- a CDS encoding EAL domain-containing protein codes for MAIDIFTLPKAKRPLWQSLPGPLVALVGVVASYGLWQYQQGLTQTLAQARFERQARAAADVFRQRVGAKNDLLMGLRGLLVVNPELPRSAFEQVASSLQLDVAHVSVLNLHFTRHVPASQRQAFEAQARANPHLDGSFPRNFSIHPALVQPEYFVVDYVWPLHGNEEVQGLEVHSQPVNLDSLLRARDTGALTASAPFRILQQESGPVTTINFLLPVFAQDGPAAQPRFLGAAGAIVSVKAMVDSLRQRGFLDGLLIAVRDIGPVEQLATAAGVALYDAETLPADAMRHSQIIAVSGRHWQLDFASAESFISPAEARQPAFFAAGGLVMTALLTALVGLLVRRRSQALAFAQLATASARESETRFHTVFNQAAVGMAQVESDSGRLVRINQRFCDIVGYAPEQLQHMHMHELIHPDDLERGRAPLRQLLAGEVAEYRQEKRYVRKDGNLVWVDVTTSAMREEGRNGQHYIVVVQDITRRRKTEEELRYLAYNDLLTGLPNRRLLLDRLEQALSTAARHKSWGAVLLLDLDHFKTLNETRGHDAGDRLLHQVAERLHACLGSNDTLARQGGDEFVVVLNELSGDAEEAGTHAEEVARRMQQALREPFTLGAGEPYHTTLSIGITVFDGNGEPADELLKRSELAMYDAKAAGRDTLRFFDPRMQAVVAARAQLETDMRSSLASGGFELYYQPKVACGSIQGAEALLRWRHPERGFVPPSEFIPLAEQSGLILQLGQWVLEAACRQLAQWGSHPLMQRLTLAVNVSPRQFHEPGFVAQVLQALAGSGAEAHRLRLELTEGMLLRDVEDTIAKMVQLRGYGVGFSLDDFGTGYSSLAYLKRLPLHELKIDQSFVRDVLTDPNDAAIARTIVALGTSLGLQVTAEGVETEAQRQFLEKSGCHVWQGYLLAPPLPRERFEALVLEHAADAS; via the coding sequence ATGGCAATCGACATCTTCACACTCCCAAAAGCCAAACGACCTCTCTGGCAATCCCTGCCCGGGCCGCTGGTGGCACTGGTCGGCGTGGTGGCCAGCTACGGGTTGTGGCAGTACCAGCAAGGCCTGACCCAGACCCTGGCGCAGGCCCGCTTCGAGCGTCAAGCCCGCGCTGCTGCCGATGTATTCAGGCAGCGGGTGGGGGCCAAGAACGATTTGCTGATGGGCCTGCGCGGTCTGCTGGTGGTCAATCCCGAGCTGCCGCGCAGCGCCTTCGAGCAAGTAGCCAGCAGCCTGCAGCTGGATGTCGCCCACGTCAGCGTGCTGAACCTGCACTTCACCCGCCATGTGCCGGCCAGCCAGCGCCAGGCCTTCGAAGCGCAGGCGCGCGCCAATCCCCATCTCGATGGCAGCTTCCCGCGCAACTTCTCCATCCACCCGGCCCTGGTGCAGCCGGAATATTTCGTGGTCGATTACGTCTGGCCGCTGCATGGCAACGAGGAAGTGCAGGGCCTGGAAGTGCATTCGCAGCCGGTCAATCTGGACTCCCTGCTGCGCGCGCGCGATACCGGGGCGCTGACGGCTTCGGCGCCGTTCAGGATCTTGCAGCAGGAATCCGGCCCGGTCACCACCATCAACTTCCTGCTGCCGGTCTTCGCCCAGGACGGCCCGGCGGCGCAGCCCCGTTTCCTGGGTGCCGCAGGGGCCATCGTCAGCGTCAAGGCCATGGTGGACAGCCTGCGCCAGCGCGGCTTCCTGGACGGACTGTTGATTGCAGTGCGCGACATCGGCCCTGTGGAGCAGCTGGCGACCGCTGCAGGCGTTGCCCTGTACGACGCCGAGACCCTGCCGGCAGATGCCATGCGCCACAGCCAGATCATCGCGGTCAGCGGGCGCCACTGGCAGCTGGACTTTGCCTCTGCCGAATCCTTCATCAGCCCTGCCGAAGCGCGCCAGCCGGCGTTCTTTGCCGCCGGCGGACTGGTCATGACCGCCCTGCTCACGGCGCTGGTGGGGCTGCTGGTGCGCCGGCGCTCCCAGGCGCTGGCCTTTGCGCAGTTGGCGACGGCCTCTGCACGCGAGAGCGAGACGCGCTTTCACACTGTGTTCAACCAGGCAGCCGTAGGCATGGCGCAGGTCGAGTCGGACAGCGGGCGGCTGGTGCGCATCAACCAGCGCTTTTGCGACATCGTCGGCTACGCGCCCGAGCAATTGCAGCACATGCACATGCACGAGTTGATCCATCCCGATGACCTGGAGCGCGGCAGGGCGCCGCTGCGCCAGCTGCTGGCGGGCGAGGTGGCCGAGTACCGCCAGGAAAAGCGCTATGTGCGCAAGGACGGCAATCTGGTCTGGGTCGATGTCACGACTTCTGCCATGCGCGAGGAGGGCCGCAACGGACAGCATTACATCGTGGTGGTGCAGGACATCACCCGGCGGCGCAAGACCGAGGAGGAGCTGCGCTACCTGGCCTACAACGATCTGCTCACAGGCCTGCCCAACCGGCGCCTGCTGCTCGATCGGCTGGAGCAGGCCCTGAGCACGGCGGCGCGGCACAAGAGCTGGGGCGCCGTGCTGCTGCTCGACCTGGATCACTTCAAGACGCTCAACGAGACGCGCGGCCATGACGCCGGCGACCGCCTGCTGCACCAGGTGGCCGAGCGTCTGCACGCCTGCCTGGGCAGCAACGACACCCTGGCACGCCAGGGTGGTGACGAGTTCGTCGTTGTGCTCAACGAGCTGAGCGGGGACGCCGAGGAGGCCGGGACGCACGCCGAGGAAGTCGCGCGCCGGATGCAGCAGGCGCTGCGCGAGCCCTTCACGCTGGGCGCGGGCGAGCCCTACCACACCACTCTGAGCATCGGCATTACGGTCTTCGACGGCAATGGCGAGCCGGCCGACGAGCTGCTCAAGCGCAGCGAGCTGGCCATGTACGACGCCAAGGCCGCCGGGCGCGACACGCTGCGCTTTTTCGACCCCCGGATGCAGGCCGTGGTGGCCGCGCGTGCGCAGCTGGAGACCGACATGCGCTCCAGCCTGGCCAGCGGCGGCTTCGAGCTGTACTACCAGCCCAAGGTGGCGTGCGGCAGCATCCAGGGCGCCGAAGCACTGCTGCGCTGGCGCCATCCCGAGCGCGGCTTCGTGCCGCCTTCCGAATTCATCCCGCTGGCCGAGCAAAGCGGCCTGATCCTGCAATTGGGCCAGTGGGTGCTGGAGGCGGCCTGCCGGCAACTGGCACAGTGGGGCAGCCACCCGCTGATGCAGCGCCTGACCCTGGCCGTCAACGTCAGCCCGCGCCAGTTTCACGAGCCGGGCTTCGTCGCCCAGGTGCTGCAGGCGTTGGCCGGCAGCGGTGCCGAGGCACACCGGCTGCGCCTGGAGCTGACCGAGGGCATGTTGCTGCGCGACGTGGAAGACACCATCGCCAAGATGGTGCAGCTGCGCGGCTATGGCGTGGGTTTCTCGCTGGACGACTTCGGCACCGGCTACTCCTCGCTGGCCTACCTCAAGCGCCTGCCGCTGCACGAGCTGAAGATCGACCAGAGCTTCGTGCGCGACGTGCTGACCGACCCCAACGACGCGGCGATTGCCCGCACCATCGTCGCCCTGGGCACCAGCCTGGGGCTGCAGGTCACTGCCGAGGGCGTGGAGACCGAGGCGCAGCGCCAGTTCCTGGAAAAGAGCGGCTGCCATGTCTGGCAGGGCTACCTGCTGGCGCCGCCGTTGCCGCGCGAGCGCTTCGAAGCCCTGGTGCTGGAGCACGCTGCGGATGCCTCCTGA
- a CDS encoding BCCT family transporter has product MVFRISIAIVAALVLLAGLMPGPFNDVMQSTLAQVVRGAGWMYLLIVFLALLFLLYLAFGRFGRLRIGGEDAEPEFSQMSWLSMLFAAGMGIGLVFWGAAEPVSHFMKPPEGLEPQSSLAARAAMRYAFFHWGLHPWAIYALVGLAMAWFQYNRSGRGLISDMLEPVIGRHHSGALGHAVNIAAVVATAIGVATTLGFGTIQIAAGLERVFGLPATTTTQLVIIAVAFVLYMASSTSGVERGIKWLSNFNLILAGLLMLTVLVIGPTGFILDTFTTTLGAYINQLVVMSLRLSPFSDSTWVRDWTVFYWAWWIAWAPFVGAFIARVSKGRTVREFVVGVVLAPSLLGFVWFSVFGGAALQAQIFGKVDLLQALANGYQTVLFALFDSLPGSSVLALVALLLLIIFFVTSADSAVLVLASMSTAEAGDPPLSKRIAWGVAVALIAGVLLLAGGLDALQALITIAALPFAVLMALVMVSVYRELDGEDTRLRRRALRRRRIVELWMAREREAQREDREGGNLNPDQLP; this is encoded by the coding sequence ATGGTCTTTCGCATCTCCATTGCCATCGTCGCCGCGCTGGTGCTGCTGGCCGGCCTGATGCCTGGGCCGTTCAACGATGTCATGCAGTCCACTCTGGCCCAGGTGGTGCGCGGTGCCGGCTGGATGTATCTTTTGATCGTGTTCCTGGCGCTGCTGTTTCTGCTGTACCTGGCCTTCGGTCGCTTTGGCCGGCTGCGCATCGGCGGCGAGGATGCCGAGCCGGAGTTTTCCCAGATGAGCTGGCTGTCCATGCTGTTTGCCGCCGGCATGGGCATCGGCCTGGTCTTCTGGGGTGCGGCCGAGCCGGTTTCGCACTTCATGAAGCCGCCCGAGGGGTTGGAGCCGCAAAGCTCGCTGGCCGCACGCGCGGCCATGCGCTATGCCTTTTTTCACTGGGGCCTGCACCCGTGGGCCATCTACGCCCTGGTGGGCCTGGCCATGGCCTGGTTCCAGTACAACCGCAGCGGGCGCGGCCTGATCAGCGACATGCTGGAGCCAGTCATTGGCCGCCACCACAGTGGTGCGCTGGGCCACGCGGTCAACATCGCCGCCGTGGTGGCCACGGCCATCGGCGTGGCCACCACGCTGGGCTTCGGCACCATCCAGATCGCAGCCGGCCTGGAGCGCGTGTTCGGCCTGCCGGCCACCACCACGACGCAGCTGGTCATCATCGCCGTGGCCTTCGTGCTGTACATGGCGTCCAGCACCAGCGGGGTGGAGCGCGGCATCAAGTGGCTGTCCAACTTCAATCTGATCCTGGCCGGGCTGCTGATGCTGACAGTGCTGGTCATCGGCCCCACCGGCTTCATCCTGGATACCTTCACCACCACGCTGGGCGCCTACATCAACCAGCTGGTGGTGATGAGCCTGCGCCTGTCGCCGTTTTCCGACAGCACCTGGGTGCGCGACTGGACGGTCTTTTATTGGGCCTGGTGGATCGCCTGGGCGCCCTTCGTCGGCGCCTTCATCGCCCGCGTCTCCAAGGGCCGCACGGTGCGCGAGTTCGTGGTCGGTGTGGTGCTGGCGCCCAGCCTGCTGGGCTTCGTGTGGTTCTCGGTCTTTGGCGGGGCGGCGCTGCAGGCGCAGATCTTCGGCAAGGTTGATCTGCTGCAGGCCCTGGCCAATGGCTACCAAACCGTGCTATTCGCGCTGTTCGACAGCCTGCCCGGCTCCAGCGTGCTGGCGCTGGTGGCGCTGCTGCTCTTGATCATCTTCTTCGTCACCTCGGCGGACTCGGCGGTGCTGGTGCTGGCCAGCATGTCCACTGCCGAGGCGGGCGATCCACCCCTGTCCAAGCGCATCGCCTGGGGCGTGGCCGTGGCGCTGATCGCCGGCGTGCTGCTGCTCGCCGGCGGGCTTGATGCCCTGCAGGCACTGATCACTATCGCCGCGCTGCCCTTTGCCGTGCTGATGGCGTTGGTCATGGTCAGCGTCTATCGCGAGCTTGACGGCGAGGACACCCGGCTGCGCCGCCGCGCCCTGCGCCGGCGCCGCATCGTGGAGCTGTGGATGGCACGCGAGCGCGAGGCGCAGCGCGAGGATCGCGAGGGCGGCAACCTCAATCCGGATCAGCTCCCATGA
- a CDS encoding ABC transporter ATP-binding protein, with protein MFRFFENRIAPYPGAEPEPPPQGFFAFVWRCTQGMRGWIALLTCTSALLAVYEALLFAILGRVVDWLSSISPLDFWQAQRSTVLAIAAVLLSSTALLALHTTVMHQVLAINFPMRLRWLFHRLMLGQSMAFYADEFAGRITTKIMQTALSVREVVFMVVDVLVGVSVYMIGILVLAASFEWRLMLPFALWLIGYGAACWYFVPRLGAIGKAQADARSMMTGRVTDAYTNIATVKLFAHTRREAEYARNAMEAFKATGYTQMRLVSRFEIVNHLMITLLLLGSGGTALWLWSQGQASAGVVAAVLAMALRLMGYSHWIMWQMTGLFENVGTIQDGIVTLTRPRSIVDGADAQPLVVTHGGIVFDDVSFAYKDGGRQVIDHLQLTIRPGERIGLIGRSGAGKSTLVNLLLRLSDVGSGRILIDGQDIRHVTQDSLRGAIGMVTQDTSLLHRSMRENILYGRPDASEEQMRAAAAQAEAADFIAQLTDSLGRSGYDAQVGERGVKLSGGQRQRVAIARVLLKDAPILLLDEATSALDSEVEVAIQRSLDALMQGKTVIAIAHRLSTIAAMDRLIVMHEGRIAEQGTHAELLARGGIYARLWAHQSGGFMGADPD; from the coding sequence CTGTTTCGTTTCTTTGAAAACCGTATAGCGCCCTACCCCGGCGCAGAGCCCGAGCCGCCACCGCAAGGCTTTTTCGCCTTCGTCTGGCGCTGCACCCAGGGGATGCGCGGCTGGATCGCGCTGCTGACCTGCACCTCCGCCCTGCTGGCGGTGTATGAGGCACTGCTGTTTGCCATCCTGGGCCGGGTGGTGGACTGGCTGTCGTCCATCTCGCCCCTTGATTTCTGGCAAGCGCAGCGCTCCACGGTGCTGGCGATTGCCGCCGTGCTGCTGTCCAGCACCGCGCTGCTGGCGCTGCACACCACTGTCATGCACCAGGTGCTGGCCATCAACTTCCCGATGCGCCTGCGCTGGCTGTTCCACCGGCTGATGCTGGGCCAGAGCATGGCCTTCTATGCCGACGAGTTCGCCGGGCGCATCACCACCAAGATCATGCAGACGGCGCTGTCGGTGCGCGAAGTGGTCTTCATGGTGGTGGACGTGCTGGTGGGGGTCAGCGTGTACATGATCGGCATCCTGGTGCTGGCGGCCAGCTTCGAGTGGCGGCTGATGCTGCCCTTTGCCCTGTGGCTGATCGGCTACGGCGCGGCGTGCTGGTACTTCGTGCCGCGCCTGGGAGCCATCGGCAAGGCACAGGCCGATGCGCGCTCCATGATGACCGGGCGGGTGACCGACGCCTACACCAACATCGCCACCGTCAAGCTGTTCGCCCACACCCGGCGCGAGGCCGAATACGCACGCAATGCCATGGAGGCCTTCAAGGCCACGGGCTACACGCAGATGCGCCTGGTCAGCCGCTTCGAGATCGTCAACCACCTGATGATCACGCTGCTGCTGCTGGGCTCGGGCGGCACGGCGCTGTGGCTGTGGAGCCAGGGACAGGCCAGCGCCGGCGTGGTGGCGGCGGTGCTGGCCATGGCGCTGCGGCTGATGGGCTACTCGCACTGGATCATGTGGCAGATGACCGGCCTGTTCGAGAACGTGGGCACCATCCAGGATGGCATCGTGACGCTGACGCGCCCGCGCAGTATCGTGGACGGCGCCGATGCCCAGCCCCTGGTGGTCACGCACGGCGGGATCGTCTTCGACGATGTGAGCTTTGCCTACAAGGACGGCGGGCGTCAGGTCATCGACCATCTGCAGCTGACCATCCGCCCGGGCGAGCGCATCGGCCTGATCGGGCGCTCGGGCGCGGGCAAGTCCACGCTGGTCAATCTGCTGCTGCGCCTGTCGGACGTGGGCAGCGGGCGCATCCTGATCGACGGGCAGGACATTCGCCATGTCACCCAGGACAGCCTGCGCGGGGCCATTGGCATGGTCACGCAGGACACGTCGCTCTTGCACCGCTCCATGCGCGAGAACATCCTGTATGGCCGCCCCGATGCCAGCGAGGAGCAAATGCGTGCCGCAGCCGCACAGGCCGAGGCTGCGGATTTCATCGCCCAGCTGACCGACAGCCTAGGCCGCAGCGGCTACGACGCCCAGGTGGGCGAGCGCGGCGTGAAACTCTCGGGCGGCCAGCGCCAGCGCGTGGCCATTGCCCGGGTGCTGCTGAAAGACGCGCCCATCCTGCTGCTGGACGAGGCCACCAGCGCGCTGGACAGCGAGGTCGAGGTGGCCATTCAGCGCAGCCTGGATGCGCTGATGCAGGGCAAGACGGTGATTGCCATCGCCCACCGCCTGTCCACGATAGCCGCCATGGATCGCCTGATCGTCATGCACGAAGGCCGCATTGCCGAGCAGGGCACACACGCCGAGCTGCTGGCGCGCGGCGGCATCTATGCGCGCCTGTGGGCGCACCAAAGCGGCGGCTTCATGGGAGCTGATCCGGATTGA